TCGGGCCACGCCCTTACCGTCATCCCTGCCTGGATGGCAGACCGGGCGACTCACCCGGCCCGCGAGCGACGCATCTGCGTCGAGGTTGACTCGACGGGCGTCGTGGGGCGCAACCAACGGCGGTTCACCCCTCGGGGTGATCGTCCGGCGGACGAACTGGCGCCCCAACAGCTTGCCGCCACGAGTGCGCTCTGCGGCAATCACTCCGCGCTAGGCCCGCACGTCTGGACTGACCCGCAAACCCGATACGGCGTCAAGCTCTTGTCGCAGCACCTCGAGCGACCGCCTCGCGGCAGCGATGATCGAAACTGCGTCTTCCGACGGAGCTACAGGGGTATCCGTTTCAACTCGTCCCGGCTGAACAAGGCTGGCGAGATCGTTTGCCAAGTCGAGGGCATCGCTCAGCTGACCGAACACAGGCGCAATACTGTCCAACGCCATCCTGAGGTCGGCCAGCGAACGCTCCGCCGCGCGGCCTAAGGACCACTTCATTGTGAGCGCGAGCGCAAGCTGCGACACCTCGGCGCCGTCAAACGGCTTACGCAAGAGCAGCCACTGGTCCTCGTTGGCGAGTTCCTCGACAAGTTCATCCCAACTGCGATCAGAGTAGGCCGAGCAGATTACCATCTGGAGATGGGGGTCAACCTCCCACAACCGCTTGATCGTTTCCAGACCGTCCCAGCCGGGCGGCATCCGCATGTCGACGAACGCCATCGCGAATGGACATCCGGCGCGGAGCGACTGTTCGACCAGCCCCAACGCTTCCTGGCCCTGATAGGCCGAGCTGGTTTGGAACACGACCGACGGTCCGCGGTCGGGCGTGGCCGCGTCGAACAGTAGCGATCCCAACGCGTCCAGCTCGCTGCTGTCGCTCGGCGGCGAGAGGATCTTGTTGTAGTCGTCGTGGATAGCGTGGTTGTCATCGATCAGCAGCACCCGGCGGTTGCACTCCTCCGGTCCGCTGGGATCCGATCCTGCGGCCTTCGCCTTTGCCTGCGCGTGCATAGAAGTTCGCCTCGAATCGGTGTGCGTGGTTGACGCGGCCTGTCCCGCGGATGGCGAGGCAGGACGGAGGGCGCCCCTGCAACTCAGGCCGTAGGACTACATCGTCCACCACGGTTTGCTGGCTCAACGCACTGATCTCTGGAACAGGTTCGGGTTTCACTCCGCATGCCGCACCGCCCGGAGTGACCACTGGAGGCTCTCCAATGCCATCAACCGGTGCGACCGTGCCCCCCCAACTGGGTTGCGGCATTTCCTTTCGGTTCACCGGGGGTGGGACGCCGCAGCCGGCCTAGATTTCGGAAAGGGCCAACCGTGTTGTCCCAGGCGTCGGTACGCACCTTGAACTAGAGTCCGCCGGCAACCCTCGCGTGCTTCCACCCAATGCAGAGCGAACACAAGAACCGACGGATCTTGGTTGTCGACGACAATCAGGCAATCCACGACGACATCCTCAGCATCCTCCAAGCGAGGAGTGCTGACCCCGAACTGCAGAGCCTGGCTGCCGCCGTACTGGACGCGCCCGAAGCGCAGCTCAGCGTCGACCAAAAGTACGAGATCGAGTCCGCCTACCAAGGGGAAGACGGGCTCAGACTGGTCCAGCAGGCCAAGGACCGCGGCGCCCCGTTCGCCCTCGCCTTCGTCGACATGCGGATGCCGCCCGGCTGGGACGGCCTACGCACAGTCGTCGAGTGCCGCAAGTCCGACCCCCACCTGCAGGTGGTAATCTGCACCGCATACTCAGACTACTCCTGGCAGAACATCCAGAGTGAGGTCGGCGCCGGCGACTGGCTGCTGATCCTTAAGAAGCCGTTCGACGTTATCGAGGTGCAGCAGCTCGCCTGCTCACTCACCGAGAAGTGGAACCTAGCAAGGATCGCGGCCGACAAGACGAATGTGCTTGAGCAGGACATCCGCGACCGCTCAATCAAGCTCCAGCATGCCAACGAGCGTCTGCAGGATCAGGTGGAGTCGCTAGCCGAGGCAAACGCGCGACTCGCCCGCGAGGTCGCTGCCCGGCATATGGCCGATCAGCAGATCCGCCACCTCGCGTTCCACGACGCGTTGACGGACCTCCCCAATCGGCTGCTGCTTATTGAGCGCATTGAGGGCTGCATTGAGCGCAGCAAGCGGAACCCCGATCACCGATTCGCCGTCCTGTACTGCGACCTGGACAACTTTAAGCTGATCAACGACAGCCTCGGCCACCGGGTCGGCGACCAGTGCCTGATCCAGACCGCCCGCCGTCTGACCGGCACTCTGCGGGGCGCCGACGATTGCCCTCAGGCCGGTTACGACACGGTAGCCCGCCTCGGGGGCGATGAGTTCGTCATCCTGCTGGACGACATCCCCGACGCCGATCACGCCGGGGTCATTGCACAACGCATCCGCGAGGCGGTGTCTCGCGTGATGACAATCGAGCACAGCCAGCTCGCCCTCGGCGTCAGCATCGGCATCGCGGTGAGCTGTGGGGAGTACGACGACCCGGCGGAAATCCTGCGAGACGCCGACACCGCCCTTTACCACGCTAAAGACTCGGGCAAGGGTTGTGGCGCAACGTTCGACCAGGCAATGCGGGACCGGGTAACCGAGCGACTCGACCTGGAGTTCGACCTGCGGAGGGCCGTCGAGGAGGGCGAATTCGAGGTCTTCTACCAGCCGATCATGTCGCTGTCGGACAACCGGGTCGCGAAAGCCGAGGCCCTGGTCCGGTGGAACCATCCCACCCGCGGCATCCTGCCCCCCACCTTGTTCATACCGGTCGCCGAAGAAACCGGCGCCATCGAGGAAGTGGGCGCCCAGGTTCTGGACGAAGCCGTGCGGCAGGCGGCCCACTGGCGGCGGAATGATCGGACCCTTTCCGAGCTAAAGATCAGCGTCAACCTGTCGCCCCGCCAGCTCACGAGCGAGGGAATCGTCGACCAGGTAGCCCGCACGCTTCACAAGCACCAGCTGCCCCCCGAGGCGCTCGCCCTGGAGATCACCGAGTCGGCCTCGATGGACAACGTCGGCCTGGTCCAAGAAATCATGGACGGGTTTGCGGAGCTGGGCGTCTCGGTGCACCTGGACGACTT
This genomic interval from Posidoniimonas corsicana contains the following:
- a CDS encoding GGDEF/EAL domain-containing response regulator; the encoded protein is MQSEHKNRRILVVDDNQAIHDDILSILQARSADPELQSLAAAVLDAPEAQLSVDQKYEIESAYQGEDGLRLVQQAKDRGAPFALAFVDMRMPPGWDGLRTVVECRKSDPHLQVVICTAYSDYSWQNIQSEVGAGDWLLILKKPFDVIEVQQLACSLTEKWNLARIAADKTNVLEQDIRDRSIKLQHANERLQDQVESLAEANARLAREVAARHMADQQIRHLAFHDALTDLPNRLLLIERIEGCIERSKRNPDHRFAVLYCDLDNFKLINDSLGHRVGDQCLIQTARRLTGTLRGADDCPQAGYDTVARLGGDEFVILLDDIPDADHAGVIAQRIREAVSRVMTIEHSQLALGVSIGIAVSCGEYDDPAEILRDADTALYHAKDSGKGCGATFDQAMRDRVTERLDLEFDLRRAVEEGEFEVFYQPIMSLSDNRVAKAEALVRWNHPTRGILPPTLFIPVAEETGAIEEVGAQVLDEAVRQAAHWRRNDRTLSELKISVNLSPRQLTSEGIVDQVARTLHKHQLPPEALALEITESASMDNVGLVQEIMDGFAELGVSVHLDDFGTGYSSLSILHSLPFSTIKLDRSFINNLVEEVESATTIWAVVMIAQAGRLEVVAEGIETHDQLAKIRELGCDYGQGYYISRPLPPHEFEAFCRTKLDEGARFAIPATDHACPG
- a CDS encoding response regulator translates to MHAQAKAKAAGSDPSGPEECNRRVLLIDDNHAIHDDYNKILSPPSDSSELDALGSLLFDAATPDRGPSVVFQTSSAYQGQEALGLVEQSLRAGCPFAMAFVDMRMPPGWDGLETIKRLWEVDPHLQMVICSAYSDRSWDELVEELANEDQWLLLRKPFDGAEVSQLALALTMKWSLGRAAERSLADLRMALDSIAPVFGQLSDALDLANDLASLVQPGRVETDTPVAPSEDAVSIIAAARRSLEVLRQELDAVSGLRVSPDVRA